From Insulibacter thermoxylanivorax, the proteins below share one genomic window:
- the cas6 gene encoding CRISPR system precrRNA processing endoribonuclease RAMP protein Cas6, giving the protein MNPYILEVPRSRRVYQQGDVLDFRILLIGDALRYVGDVVGALTQDAWFELGAQRKKFRMMDIIQADQLEPIWRLGTLHMDGAIPERLTAWQQEEAMRCSIHFLTPLRIRRGGVLIRELDFPTIIRNITRRVEALAERYGGYVNPDAAATVNELSGDVKQTSSGLFWYDLKRYSNRRNTKMDLSGLLGAMTFEGDLTIFAPWLHAARVLHIGRNVTFGCGQVEVGLY; this is encoded by the coding sequence GTGAATCCTTATATCTTGGAAGTGCCTAGATCGCGAAGAGTCTATCAGCAAGGTGATGTGCTTGATTTTCGGATTCTGCTGATAGGTGATGCGCTGAGGTATGTCGGGGATGTGGTTGGCGCACTGACACAGGATGCTTGGTTTGAACTGGGTGCCCAGAGGAAGAAATTTCGGATGATGGATATCATTCAGGCTGATCAGCTGGAGCCGATCTGGCGGCTGGGTACGCTGCATATGGATGGGGCGATCCCCGAGAGACTCACAGCTTGGCAGCAGGAAGAAGCCATGCGCTGTTCGATTCACTTCTTGACACCGCTTCGCATTCGCCGCGGCGGGGTCTTGATCCGGGAACTCGATTTTCCAACGATTATTCGCAATATCACTCGCAGGGTAGAAGCGTTGGCGGAACGTTACGGCGGATATGTGAATCCCGATGCCGCAGCAACCGTCAATGAGTTGTCTGGGGATGTGAAACAGACTTCTTCGGGATTGTTTTGGTATGATCTGAAGCGTTACTCTAATAGAAGGAATACGAAGATGGATTTAAGCGGATTGTTAGGAGCTATGACCTTTGAGGGGGACTTAACGATATTCGCTCCTTGGCTGCATGCAGCACGGGTTCTGCATATCGGTCGTAACGTTACTTTTGGCTGCGGACAAGTAGAGGTGGGACTATATTGA
- a CDS encoding RAMP superfamily CRISPR-associated protein, with protein MSTQAIRLKVTTLSNLFIGGPPTTFEIGGVDMYTVTDFEGKPYIPGSSLKGSLRNIVRDLVRHHKDGQVLKIGQAYREYLDAQLQEHMKRIEQLNGDTEKVSRMVERYNNQMEHATAECLFGMEGFNHTPKLIFNDLKVIATDVQRDSWEHLFSIDAKNKIHPDPQGPMANPRFYKTVRPGVAFTGEILLHRMELLPVGTDVIRSFIESALQQFNEGIYRLGNSGSRGYGRVEVAVIQEESDPN; from the coding sequence GTGAGCACGCAAGCCATTCGTTTAAAGGTGACGACGCTGTCGAATTTGTTTATCGGGGGGCCTCCGACCACATTTGAGATCGGCGGCGTCGACATGTATACGGTAACAGACTTTGAAGGGAAACCTTATATTCCGGGATCGTCTTTGAAAGGAAGTTTGCGCAATATCGTCAGAGATCTGGTAAGACATCACAAAGATGGGCAAGTGCTCAAGATCGGCCAAGCCTATCGAGAATATTTAGACGCGCAGCTCCAGGAGCATATGAAACGGATCGAGCAATTGAACGGAGATACTGAGAAGGTATCGAGAATGGTCGAACGATACAACAATCAAATGGAACATGCTACGGCGGAATGCCTGTTTGGAATGGAGGGCTTTAACCATACGCCGAAATTAATCTTTAATGATCTGAAAGTTATCGCAACAGATGTGCAGCGTGATTCCTGGGAGCATCTATTCTCCATCGATGCCAAGAACAAGATCCATCCTGATCCTCAAGGTCCAATGGCGAATCCTCGTTTCTACAAAACGGTGCGGCCGGGTGTTGCATTTACTGGCGAGATTCTCCTTCATCGGATGGAACTCTTGCCCGTAGGGACTGATGTGATCCGTTCCTTCATCGAAAGCGCTTTGCAGCAGTTTAATGAGGGAATCTATCGTCTTGGCAATTCTGGAAGCCGGGGCTATGGCAGAGTGGAAGTTGCTGTCATCCAGGAGGAGAGTGATCCGAATTGA